The proteins below come from a single Geobacillus thermoleovorans genomic window:
- a CDS encoding NUDIX domain-containing protein, with the protein MEKLYEKTVRKEKLFSGRIIDLYIEEVELPNGKTSQREVIKHPGAVAVLPLLPDGKIVLVRQYRKALERALVEIPAGKLEHGEEPLSSAHRELEEETGYRAQSMRHLISFYTSPGFADELIHLYVAEGLEKAEDGAGLDEDEFVELLEVTLEEALEMLQQRDIYDAKTAYALQYLQLRRALGEQNAE; encoded by the coding sequence ATGGAGAAGTTGTATGAAAAAACCGTCCGCAAAGAGAAATTGTTCAGCGGCCGCATCATTGACTTGTATATCGAGGAAGTCGAGCTGCCAAATGGGAAAACGAGCCAGCGCGAGGTGATCAAACATCCGGGGGCGGTGGCGGTGCTGCCGCTGTTGCCGGACGGGAAAATCGTTCTTGTCCGCCAGTACCGAAAAGCGCTGGAGCGCGCATTAGTCGAGATTCCGGCGGGCAAGCTAGAACATGGGGAAGAGCCGCTCTCTTCCGCACACCGCGAGCTCGAAGAAGAAACCGGCTACCGCGCCCAATCGATGCGCCATCTCATTTCCTTTTATACATCCCCAGGGTTTGCCGATGAACTCATCCATTTGTATGTCGCCGAGGGGCTGGAAAAAGCGGAGGACGGCGCCGGTTTGGATGAAGATGAGTTTGTCGAGCTGTTGGAAGTTACATTGGAGGAGGCGCTTGAGATGCTTCAACAACGCGACATTTACGATGCGAAAACGGCATACGCCTTGCAATATTTGCAGCTGCGCCGCGCGCTAGGGGAGCAAAATGCCGAATAA
- a CDS encoding aldo/keto reductase: protein MNKRRIGTSDLYVSEIGLGCMSLGTDENHAIYLIHEALERGINYLDTADLYDRGLNEEFVGKAVKGKRDQVIIATKVGNRWRRDGSGWDWDPSKAYIKQAVKESLRRLQTDYIDLYQLHGGTIDDPIDETIEAFEELKQEGVIRWYGISSIRPNVIREYVKRSNIVSVMMQYSLLDRRPEEWFPLLREHHISVIARGPVARGLLTSRPLEQASSAVKEHGYLDYSYKELQALIPKLKEKTAGRRSLTATALQFCLYDPVVAAVIPGASRLRQLEENIAAASAPPLDADEYEWLKQTTKRSVYEAHR, encoded by the coding sequence ATGAACAAACGCCGCATCGGCACATCAGACTTATACGTCAGCGAAATTGGACTCGGCTGCATGTCGCTCGGCACTGATGAAAACCATGCCATCTATCTCATCCATGAAGCATTGGAGCGCGGCATCAACTACTTGGATACAGCCGATTTATACGACCGCGGCTTAAACGAGGAATTTGTCGGCAAAGCGGTGAAAGGAAAACGCGACCAAGTCATCATCGCGACAAAAGTCGGCAACCGTTGGCGCCGAGACGGAAGCGGCTGGGACTGGGATCCGTCAAAAGCCTATATCAAACAAGCGGTCAAAGAGAGCCTGCGCCGCCTGCAAACGGACTACATTGACTTATACCAGCTCCACGGCGGCACGATCGACGACCCGATCGATGAGACGATTGAAGCGTTCGAAGAGCTGAAGCAAGAAGGCGTCATCCGTTGGTACGGCATCTCCTCGATCCGCCCAAACGTCATTCGCGAATATGTGAAGCGCTCGAACATCGTCAGCGTCATGATGCAATACAGCTTGCTTGACCGGCGGCCGGAAGAATGGTTCCCGCTTCTTCGCGAACATCACATCAGCGTGATCGCCCGCGGTCCGGTCGCTAGAGGCTTGCTCACGAGCCGCCCGCTTGAACAAGCGAGCAGCGCGGTGAAAGAACACGGCTACCTCGATTATTCCTACAAAGAACTGCAGGCGCTCATCCCGAAGCTGAAGGAAAAAACGGCCGGGCGCCGTTCATTGACCGCGACCGCGCTGCAATTTTGCCTGTATGACCCGGTCGTTGCTGCCGTCATTCCGGGCGCAAGCCGGCTTCGGCAGCTTGAAGAAAACATCGCCGCCGCTTCCGCCCCGCCGCTTGATGCCGACGAATACGAATGGCTGAAACAAACGACAAAACGCTCGGTGTATGAGGCGCACCGATAA
- a CDS encoding CynX/NimT family MFS transporter yields the protein MKQKMMTAGMASASVFMVAAVVILAANLRAPLTMVGPLVPELQRELGLSHAAAGALTTIPLLAFAFLAPVAAAFARRFGIERTLFGSLVVLLAGELIRPLSGEFSLFLGTALIGAAIAVDNVLMPALIKDMFSERVGLMMGVYTVTMNMSAAFASGFAVPLADGWGIGWQGAFRFWALVAALSLVVWLPQAWRQKSSGVPAGSRRSSLWRSALAWQVTLFMGLQSLFFYCIVTWLPELGQSKGLAADTAGWLLFFFQFAQLPMMFVSPMLAERMDNQKVLIGSAVLLMAFGTIAFLAGQGWLLWVGALFAGIGAGMAFSLAMMLFTLRTRRPLEAAQLSAMAQSVGYLLAAAGPPLFGVLYDAARRFTAPLGMLLAVCAAMMAFGLGAARNQYVEED from the coding sequence ATGAAACAAAAAATGATGACAGCGGGTATGGCGTCCGCGTCTGTGTTCATGGTGGCTGCGGTCGTGATCTTGGCCGCCAACTTGCGCGCACCGCTCACAATGGTCGGGCCGCTTGTTCCTGAATTGCAGCGGGAGCTTGGCCTCTCCCACGCAGCCGCTGGGGCGTTGACGACGATTCCGCTTTTGGCGTTTGCCTTCTTGGCTCCTGTGGCGGCCGCGTTCGCCCGGCGGTTCGGAATAGAGCGGACGCTGTTCGGTTCGCTTGTTGTTTTGCTTGCCGGCGAACTCATTCGCCCGCTTTCGGGAGAGTTTTCCCTATTTCTCGGCACGGCGCTGATTGGAGCCGCCATCGCGGTCGACAACGTTCTCATGCCGGCGCTGATCAAAGACATGTTTTCTGAACGGGTCGGCTTGATGATGGGCGTTTATACCGTAACGATGAACATGAGCGCCGCCTTCGCTTCCGGGTTCGCCGTTCCGCTTGCCGACGGGTGGGGGATCGGCTGGCAAGGGGCGTTTCGCTTTTGGGCGCTGGTTGCCGCGTTGTCGCTTGTCGTTTGGCTGCCGCAAGCTTGGCGCCAGAAGTCAAGCGGCGTCCCGGCGGGAAGCCGGCGCTCTTCGCTTTGGCGATCGGCGCTTGCCTGGCAAGTGACGCTGTTTATGGGGCTGCAATCCTTGTTCTTTTATTGCATCGTCACGTGGCTGCCGGAGCTTGGCCAAAGCAAGGGCTTGGCGGCCGATACAGCCGGATGGCTGCTCTTTTTCTTCCAGTTTGCCCAGTTGCCGATGATGTTCGTCTCTCCGATGCTCGCGGAGCGGATGGACAATCAAAAAGTGCTGATCGGCTCGGCGGTGTTGCTCATGGCTTTTGGAACGATCGCCTTTTTGGCTGGCCAAGGTTGGCTGCTTTGGGTTGGGGCGCTTTTCGCCGGCATCGGCGCCGGCATGGCGTTTTCGCTGGCGATGATGCTGTTTACTTTGCGCACGCGCCGTCCGCTGGAAGCCGCCCAGCTGTCGGCCATGGCCCAATCGGTCGGCTACTTGCTGGCTGCTGCCGGACCGCCTCTGTTTGGCGTATTGTACGATGCGGCCAGACGGTTTACCGCCCCGCTTGGCATGTTGTTGGCCGTCTGTGCGGCCATGATGGCGTTCGGCTTAGGGGCAGCGAGGAATCAGTATGTGGAAGAGGATTGA